A window of Microcystis aeruginosa FD4 contains these coding sequences:
- the rpsO gene encoding 30S ribosomal protein S15, translating into MALTQTKKQELISQYQAHETDTGSSELQVAFLTERINQLTEHLKANPKDHASRRGLLQMIGRRRGLLTYIQKKDQQRYQTLIGRLGIRR; encoded by the coding sequence ATGGCCTTAACCCAGACCAAAAAACAAGAACTAATCAGCCAATATCAGGCCCACGAAACCGATACAGGATCATCGGAGTTACAGGTAGCTTTCTTAACCGAGAGAATCAACCAACTGACCGAACACCTGAAAGCTAACCCAAAAGACCACGCTTCCCGCCGGGGATTACTCCAGATGATCGGTCGTCGTCGGGGACTGTTAACCTACATTCAGAAGAAAGATCAACAACGTTATCAAACCCTGATTGGTCGTCTCGGAATTCGCCGTTAA
- a CDS encoding PAM68 family protein, whose translation MASESKSTEKKERLPFEPRQNKRKPPKIAPSPVPPPLKNRSEETSLKAIPQVVSQRMAKRMAVFCGIPTVLGITSFFGFYWIISHNLLEIPSYVAMLVSLSLFGLGFIGLSYGIFSASWDEDRVGDWLGWQEFQANFGRTIAAWRSGKKEVEEK comes from the coding sequence ATGGCCTCTGAATCGAAATCGACGGAGAAAAAAGAGCGTCTCCCCTTTGAGCCGCGCCAAAATAAGCGAAAACCCCCGAAAATTGCCCCTAGTCCCGTGCCACCGCCCCTAAAAAATCGCTCCGAGGAAACCAGCTTAAAGGCGATTCCCCAAGTGGTCAGTCAACGGATGGCCAAACGGATGGCGGTATTTTGTGGCATTCCGACAGTATTGGGGATAACTTCCTTTTTTGGCTTCTACTGGATTATTAGCCACAATCTTCTCGAAATCCCTTCCTACGTCGCCATGCTCGTCAGTTTAAGCCTATTTGGTCTAGGTTTCATCGGTCTGAGTTATGGCATCTTCTCCGCTTCTTGGGATGAGGATCGGGTGGGGGATTGGCTAGGATGGCAAGAATTTCAAGCTAATTTTGGCAGAACGATCGCCGCTTGGCGGTCGGGCAAAAAAGAAGTGGAAGAAAAATAG